Proteins found in one Chaetodon auriga isolate fChaAug3 chromosome 12, fChaAug3.hap1, whole genome shotgun sequence genomic segment:
- the LOC143329529 gene encoding vimentin-like: MSYKTAPHSSYKKMFGGERVAARTTYSSRQYSSPMRSSRVSYGLSSAPTLYSVKTQRLRSSAAMPRLVSESLDFSLSDAINTEFITNRTNEKAQMQSLNDRFASYIEKVRFLEQQNKILLAELEQLRGKGTSRVGDLYEDEMRELRRQVDQLTNEKARVEVHRDNLADDIDRLREKLQDEIAQREDAENNMQSFRQDVDNAALSRLDLERKVESLQDEINFLKKLHDEEMLELQNQMQQQQHVQVDMEMAKPDLTAALRDVRLQYENLASKNIHESEEWYKSKFADLTEAAARNNDALRMAKQEANDYRRQVQALTCEVDALKGTNESLERQMREVEENFSLETGSYQDTIGRLEEDIHNMKDEMARHLREYQDLLNVKMALDIEIATYRKLLEGEESRITTPLPSFSSLNLRETMIDSKPHIETTTTKKVLIKTIETRDGQVINESTQNHDDME; encoded by the exons ATGTCTTACAAAACAGCTCCGCATTCCTCTTACAAAAAGATGTTCGGCGGGGAGAGGGTCGCGGCCAGGACCACCTACTCCAGCCGCCAGTACTCCAGCCCGATGCGCTCCTCCCGAGTATCCTACGGTCTGTCCTCCGCCCCGACCCTCTACTCCGTGAAGACCCAGAGGCTCCGGAGCAGCGCAGCCATGCCCCGGCTGGTCTCGGAGAGTTTGGACTTCTCCTTGTCCGACGCCATTAACACCGAGTTCATCACCAACCGCACCAACGAGAAAGCGCAGATGCAGTCGCTCAACGACCGCTTCGCCAGCTACATCGAGAAGGTCCGCTTCTTGGAGCAGCAGAACAAGATCCTGCTggcggagctggagcagctgcGGGGCAAAGGCACGTCCCGGGTCGGAGATCTGTACGAGGACGAGATGCGGGAGCTGAGGCGCCAGGTGGACCAGCTCACCAATGAGAAGGCCCGTGTGGAAGTTCACCGGGACAACCTGGCAGACGACATCgacaggctgagagagaa gttGCAGGATGAGATAGCCCAGCGGGAGGATGCTGAGAACAACATGCAGAGCTTCAGACAG GATGTGGACAATGCTGCCCTCTCCAGACTGGACCTGGAGCGGAAAGTAGAGTCGCTCCAGGATGAAATCAACTTCCTCAAGAAGCTGCATGATGAG GAAATGCTGGAACTGCAGAaccagatgcagcagcagcagcatgttcagGTGGACATGGAGATGGCTAAACCTGACCTGACAGCTGCTCTGAGGGACGTCCGTCTGCAGTATGAGAACCTGGCCTCCAAAAACATCCATGAGTCTGAGGAATGGTACAAGTCCAAG TTTGCTGACCTCACCGAAGCCGCAGCCAGGAATAATGATGCTTTGAGAATGGCCAAGCAAGAGGCCAATGACTATAGACGCCAAGTTCAGGCACTTACCTGTGAGGTGGATGCCCTTAAAGGAACT AATGAGTCCTTGGAGCGCCAgatgagagaggtggaggagaactTCTCCCTGGAGACGGGCAGTTACCAGGACACCATTGGACGTCTGGAGGAGGACATTCACAACATGAAGGACGAAATGGCACGTCACCTTCGGGAGTACCAGGACCTCCTAAATGTCAAGATGGCCCTGGATATCGAGATTGCCACCTacaggaagctgctggaaggagaggagagcag AATCACCACCCCACTGCCAAGCTTCTCATCTCTAAACCTGAGAG aAACAATGATTGATTCCAAACCTCATATTGAAACCACAACAACCAAGAAGGTTCTCATCAAGACCATTGAGACGAGGGATGGTCAG GTGATCAACGAGTCAACCCAGAACCACGATGACATGGAGTAa